Proteins from a genomic interval of Oreochromis aureus strain Israel breed Guangdong linkage group 6, ZZ_aureus, whole genome shotgun sequence:
- the uba6 gene encoding ubiquitin-like modifier-activating enzyme 6 — MATDLMEIDDSLYSRQRYVLGDSAMHQMAQSSVFLSGMGGLGVEIAKNIVLAGVKAVTLHDTKQCETWDLGSNFFIRKEDVLSQRRRVEAVCPRVAELNPYVHVDMSSSALDDNTDLGFLRRYQCVILTEARLSLQKRVNEFCHSQQPPIRFISCDVYGICARVFCDFGEEFEVFDPTGEEPKEVFIQSITQDNPGVVTCMDNQPHGLQTGQSVVFREVGGMVELNGTSRQVSVLSSHSFAIGDTSQLQPYTHGGFFVMVKTPKMYRFETLERQLCDPRVLTPDFSKPEAPLQIHAGMLALDTFQEQHSRLPNTGCLQDAEVLLKLTEEVNAALKSKASVNTELVRCLSRTARGILPPLAAAVGGLASQEVLKAITGKFAPLQQWFYLDAIEVVKPLQPLSAEEFSPRGDRYDGLRACIGDSLCLQLHKLRVFMVGCGAIGCEMLKNFALLGIGLAKSSGEVCITDPDLIEKSNLNRQFLFRPHHIQKPKSTTAAEATRDINPDLQVEAHLNKVFPATENIYNDSFYSSLNLVVTALDNVEARRYVDSRCVSNQRPLLDSGTMGTKGHTEIIVPNLTESYNSHRDPPEEEIPFCTLKSFPSVIEHTIQWARDKFESAFVHKPSMYSSFWQTHSSAEVVLQRMQAGESLEGSFQVIKLLSRQPTQWDQCVAIARLKFEKYFKRKALQLLHSFPLDTRLKDGSLFWQSPKRPPTPLEFDLKDSLHFAFIVSTARLFAGIYNIPYSERDLSEEAITRILTDVKIPEYRPSEKCIETDETAKKPDQIKMPLSSEEERDAIAHLEQAIATDRVTPERLRMSPLQFEKDDDSNGHMDFVASASSLRAIMYSIEPADRLKTKRIAGKIIPAIATATAAVAGLVALELIKVVGGFGFESHKNCFFNLAIPVVVLTEPAAVKQTLIRNNIYYTIWDCWTVFGHEDFTLSDFMNAVREKYGIEPTMVVHGVKMLYVPVMPGHSKRLKLTMHKLIKPSVDRRYVDLTVSFAPEADGDEDLPGPPVRYYFSPDGETP, encoded by the exons ATGGCTACAGACTTGATGGAGATTGACGACTCTCTTTACAG cCGCCAGCGATATGTGCTTGGAGACAGTGCCATGCACCAGATGGCCCAGTCCTCAGTCTTTCTCAGTGGAATGGGAGGACTGGGAGTAGAGATAG CAAAAAATATTGTCCTGGCTGGTGTAAAG GCAGTCACGCTTCATGACACAAAACAGTGTGAGACCTGGGATCTTGGCTCCAACTTCTTCATCCGCAAAGAGGATGTTTTGAGTCAGAGGAGGAG GGTGGAGGCAGTGTGCCCTCGCGTTGCAGAGTTGAACCCTTATGTCCACGTTGACATGTCTTCCTCTGCTCTTGACGACAACACTGATCTCGGTTTTCTCAGAAGGTACCAG TGTGTGATTTTGACTGAGGCCAGATTGAGCCTACAGAAGAGAGTAAATGAGTTCTGCCACTCACAACAACCCCCCATCAGA TTCATCAGCTGTGACGTGTACGGTATCTGTGCACGAGTGTTTTGTGATTTTGGAGAAGAGTTTGAGGTGTTCGATCCCACAGGAGAGGAGCCCAAGGAGGTTTTCATTCAAAGTATCACTCAG GATAATCCTGGGGTGGTAACCTGCATGGACAACCAACCCCACGGCCTACAGACAGGGCAGAGTGTTGTTTTCAGAGAGGTCGGCGGCATGGTGGAGCTCAACGGCACTTCTCGGCAGGTTTCAG TCCTTTCTTCTCATAGCTTTGCAATAGGAGACACATCTCAGCTACAACCATACACACATGGAGGTTTCTTTGTCATGGTGAAAACCCCTAAGATGTACAGATTT GAAACATTAGAGCGACAGCTGTGTGACCCTCGGGTCCTGACTCCGGACTTCAGTAAACCAGAG GCCCCACTTCAAATCCATGCTGGCATGTTGGCACTGGACACCTTCCAGGAGCAGCACAGTAGACTCCCCAACACTGG GTGTTTACAGGATGCTGAGGTTTTACTAAAGCTGACTGAGGAAGTGAATGCAGCTCTCAAGAGCAAA GCGTCTGTAAATACTGAGCTAGTACGCTGCCTTTCAAGGACAGCGAGGGGTATTCTCCCTCCATTAGCAGCAGCTGTTGGAGGTTTAGCCAGTCAGGAAGTTCTTAAGGCCATCACAGGGAAGTTTGCACCCCTGCAGCAATGG TTTTATCTTGATGCTATTGAGGTAGTCAAGCCACTTCAACCTCTTTCTGCTGAGGAGTTTTCCCCTAGGGGTGATCGATATGATGGATTACGAGCTTGCATTGGTGACTCACTgtgtttacaactacacaagCTAAGGGTCTTTATG GTTGGCTGTGGAGCAATAGGCTGTGAGATGCTGAAAAACTTTGCCCTGCTTGGGATTGGATTGGCCAAGAGCTCAGGGGAG GTGTGCATCACAGACCCAGACCTCATAGAAAAGTCTAACCTCAACAGGCAGTTTCTCTTCAGGCCACATCATATACAG AAACCGAAAAGTACCACAGCAGCAGAGGCTACTCGTGATATTAACCCAGACCTACAGGTGGAAGCTCACCTCAACAAGGTGTTTCCGGCTACTGAGAACATCTACAATGACTCATTCTACTCTTCATTAAACCTAGTGGTCACTGCGCTGGACAACGTAGAGGCACGGAGATATGTGGACAG CCGCTGTGTATCCAATCAGAGGCCTCTCCTAGACTCTGGCACCATGGGAACTAAAGGGCACACCGAAATCATTGTGCCAAACTTGACAGAGTCTTACAATAGCCAT AGGGACCCCCCAGAAGAGGAGATCCCATTCTGCACTCTCAAGTCTTTCCCTTCTGTTATAGAGCACACCATCCAGTGGGCCAGAGATAAG TTTGAGAGTGCCTTTGTCCACAAGCCCTCCATGTACAGCTCGTTCTGGCAGACCCATTCCTCGGCTGAGGTGGTGCTGCAG aGGATGCAGGCAGGGGAAAGTCTGGAAGGGTCATTCCAGGTCATAAAGCTGCTGAGCAGACAGCCCACTCAGTGGGACCAATGCGTCGCTATTGCTCGTCTGAAATTTGAGAAATATTTCAAGAGAAAG GCCCTACAGCTGCTGCATTCTTTCCCACTGGACACAAGGTTAAAAGATGGAA GTTTGTTTTGGCAGTCTCCAAAAAGACCACCAACACCTCTTGAATTTGACTTGAAAGACTCTTT GCACTTTGCTTTCATTGTGAGCACTGCCCGGCTCTTCGCAGGGATTTATAACATCCCTTATTCAGAAAGG GATCTTTCTGAAGAGGCTATTACCAGGATTCTCACAGATGTCAAGATTCCAGAGTACAGGCCCTCAGAAAAA TGCATAGAAACAGATGAGACAGCAAAGAAGCCTGATCAGATAAAGATGCCTCTAAGCAGTGAAGAGGAAAGGGACGCCATCGCTCATTTGGAGCAGGCCATTGCTACTGACAGGGTCACACCAG AACGGTTACGGATGAGTCCACTTCAGTTTGAAAAGGATGATGACAGCAACGGTCACATGGACTTTGTCGCATCAGCATCCTCTCTCAGAGCCATCATGTACTCCATTGAGCCAGCTGACAGACTTAAGACCAAACGCATTGCTGGGAAGATAATCCCCGCCATTGCCACGGCAACAGCTGCAGTGGCTGGTTTG GTGGCGCTGGAGTTGATCAAGGTGGTTGGAGGCTTCGGGTTTGAATCACACAAAAACTGCTTCTTTAACTTGGCCATACCTGTAGTCGTTCTCACTGAGCCTGCTGCAGTCAAACAGACACTCATCAG GAACAACATCTACTACACCATCTGGGACTGCTGGACTGTCTTTGGCCACGAGGACTTCACTCTCTCTGACTTCATGAATGCTGTCAGG GAAAAGTATGGAATTGAACCCACTATGGTCGTCCACGGTGTAAAGATGCTCTATGTGCCTGTTATGCCTGGACACTCCAAGAGGCTCAAATTGAC GATGCATAAACTAATCAAGCCATCAGTGGACCGCCGCTACGTAGACCTTACTGTGTCATTTGCTCCAGAGGCAGACGGAGACGAGGACCTCCCTGGTCCTCCGGTCAGGTACTACTTCAGCCCCGATGGCGAGACTCCCTGA
- the grhprb gene encoding glyoxylate reductase/hydroxypyruvate reductase b, which produces MWCSRMALRRLQKIAVTPLNITGVLTSNIQREMSTLPRIYVTRQIPPEGLKILRESGQVQFELWNSDDIPVPRKELLQKVKGVDGLLCTLTEKIDAELLDAAGPNLKVLSTMSVGFDHLSLDELKKRGIRIGYTPEVLTDAVAELTVALLLATSRRLIEATHEAKTGGWGTWRTLWLCGYELANSTVGILGLGRIGVAIAERLAPFKVKKFIYTDVAPRPELASAINAEYVSFDELAKQSDFLAVCCALTPETKEICNKNLFSKMKKTSIFINTSRGGVVNQEDLYEALSTGQIAGAGLDVTVPEPLPTNHPLFTLKNCVILPHIASASYTTRDAMSSLAANNLLLGLRGQPMIKELKL; this is translated from the exons ATGTGGTGCAGTCGCATGGCACTCCGTCGGCTCCAGAAGATCGCCGTTACTCCTTTGAACATTACCGGGGTTCTAACAAGCAACATCCAGAGGGAGATGTCAACCCTGCCGCGCATCTATGTCACACGACAGATCCCACCTGAGGGCCTGAAGATCCTCCGCGAATCCGGACA GGTGCAGTTTGAGCTGTGGAACTCAGATGACATACCGGTGCCCAGGAAGGAGCTCCTTCAGAAGGTCAAAGGTGTAGATGGTCTGCTTTGCACGCTGACGGAAAAAATTGATGCGGAACTGTTGGACGCTGCAG GTCCAAACCTGAAGGTCCTCAGTACAATGTCAGTGGGATTCGATCATCTGTCTTTGGATGAGCTGAAGAAACG AGGAATCCGTATAGGTTATACCCCTGAAGTCCTGACAGATGCTGTTGCTGAGCTGACAGTAGCTCTGCTGCTTGCGACCTCCAGGAGGCTCATAGAGGCCACACATGAGGCCAAGAC TGGTGGCTGGGGCACGTGGAGAacgctgtggctgtgtggttATGAGCTGGCCAACAGCACTGTCGGTATTCTCGGACTAGGCAGAATCG GTGTGGCCATTGCTGAGCGTCTGGCACCTTTCAAAGTAAAGAAGTTTATCTACACAGATGTGGCCCCCAGGCCTGAGTTGGCGAGTGCCATCAATGCAGAATATG TCTCTTTTGATGAGCTGGCAAAGCAGTCAGATTTCCTGGCTGTGTGCTGTGCTCTAACACCAGAGACAAAGGAGATCTGCAATAAGAACCTCTTCTCCAAGATGAAAAAGACTTCCATCTTCATCAACACGAGCAG AGGCGGGGTGGTGAACCAGGAAGACCTGTATGAAGCTCTGTCCACAGGGCAGATCGCAGGAGCTGGATTAGATGTCACTGTTCCCGAGCCACTGCCAACCAACCACCCACTGTTTACGCTCAAAAACTGTG TGATTCTACCCCATATTGCGAGTGCCTCCTATACTACCCGTGATGCCATGTCTTCCTTGGCGGCAAACAACCTCCTCCTGGGCCTgcgagggcagccgatgatcaaAGAGCTCAAGCTTTAA